The window TGGAGCCGGTTACCAAGCCCGGCTTCCCGGCTGCCACAACAAGAATATCGGCCTGTCGGGTATGAAAGGCAAGATCGCGGGTTTTGATATGGCAAATGGTGACGGTCGCGTGATGCTGCAGCAGCAGGAACGCCGTCGGTTTACCAACCACCACACTCCACCCGACGATGACGGCATGCTTCCCCTCGACCGCCACATTCGATCGATCCAGCAGTTCAAGAATGCCAAGCGGCGTGGACGCCACAAAGAGGGGTGTCCCGACCAGCAATCCGCCCAAGTTTGCAGGGTGAAACCCGTCCACATCCTTTTCCGGAAGGATCGTCTCCAGGACTCGTCGTTCGCTGATGTGGGGCGGAAGCGGAAGCTGGACGAGAATAGCGTGCACGGCAGGGTCGTCATTCAGGCGCACGATCTCCTGAAGAAGCAACGCTTCCGGAAGATCGGCCGGCAGATCGATCCGCAGCGAGGTGATCCCGACTTCCTTACATGCCTTGGCTTTGTTCTGCACGTAGGTCGCCGAGGCCGGGTCGTTTCCGACAAGGATCGCCGCCAGGCACGGCACTACTCCGGTCTGCGCAGTCATTGCCGCAATCTCGAGTCGAACTTCCCGGCGTATGTCGGCTGCTATAGATTTACCGTCGAGGATTCGTGCTGACATGCGACCGCCTCAGGGTTCACGTTGGATTCGCACGATCGAGGTCGAATGGCCGGTCCGCTCATCGATCTCCACAACGACTCCGCACAATCGAGGCGCACCGGTGGCCGGACGGAACTGCTTCGGAAGACCGGATAGGAATTTGGCGATCGGCGCCTCAATACCCATTCCGATGACCGAATCATAACCACCCGTCAGCCCTACATCGGTGAGGAATGCCGTTCCTCCAGGAAGGATCCGCTCATCAGCGGTCTGGACATGCGTGTGGGAGCCGATCATCGCCGACACCCTCCCATCCACATACCAGGCAAAGGCCTGCTTTTCCGCCGTCGTCTCGCCATGAAAATCAACAAAAATCAGTGTCGTCTCGCGACGCAGCCGGCTGATCTCACGGTCGCCTGCTCGGAACGGGCAATCAAGCGTCGGCATAAACGCCCGTCCCTGAAGATTGAGCACTCCCACAGGGCAGCCGCCTCGGTCTATTATCAGACTTCCTCTGCCGGGTGCCGGCTCGGGGTAGTTGGCTGGTCGCAAAAGCCGCTCCTCCTTCACGATGTACTCTTCGACCTCCTTCTTGTCCCAAATGTGATTTCCAGAGGTCAGAAGATCAACGCCGAGCGCGAATATCTCTTTTGCCACCGCGCCTGTCACACCGAAGCCACCAGCCAGGTTTTCGCCATTCGCAATGACGAGGTCGATCTTCTGCTCCTCGGTCAGACGAGGCAACACAGACGCCACGACCTCGCGACCCGGCTTGCCGATAATGTCGCCAATGAATAAGATTCGCATGGGATCCCGTTCAAGGTTCAACGTTCGAAGTTCAAGGTTCAACGTTCGAAGTTGAGAAGCCACCTCTCCTGCCCCAACCTTGAACCTTGAACGGTGAACGGTTCTGTTTTATTTCGCGTATTCTACGGCCCTGGTCTCACGGATCACGGTCACCTTGATATGACCAGGGTACTGTAGCTCTTCTTCGATTCGTTTCGCGATATCTCGCGCAAGCTGGTACGCCTGCACATCCGACACCTCAGCGCTTTCAACGATGATGCGCACCTCGCGTCCGGCCTGGATGGCGTAAGTTTTGCTCACGCCGGTGAAGGAGTTCGCGATTCTCTCCAATCCCTCGAGCCGTTTTACGTAGCTTTCCAACAGTTCACGTCTGGCCCCTGGCCTGGCCGCCGAGAGCGTATCGGCGATCTGGAGCACCACGGCCTCCAGACAGGTGATCTCCACATCTTCATGATGAGCGGCGATCGCGTTGACTACCTTCGGGCGCTCACCATACTTCTTGGCCAACTCAGCAGAAATGGAGACATGAGTCCCTTCCATGTTGACATCGGCTGATTTCCCGATATCATGGAGCATACCCGCCCGCTTGGCAACCTTGACATCAAGCCCCAACTCAGCCGCCACTATACCGGCGAGCTGCGCTACCTCTATCGTGTGTTGGAGCTGATTCTGTGAATAGCTGGTCCGGTACTTGAGCCGTCCAACCAGACGCACAAGCTCGGGATGAATGCCGCTGATTCCCAACTCGAAAGCGACTCGCTCACCGGCCTTCTTGATATCGTCATCGATCTCGCCCTTCACCTTCTCCACTATTTCTTCGATACGCGCCGGATGAATCCGCCCATCGGTAATGAGACGTTGGAGCGCCTCCTTGGCGATAGCCCGCCGGATCGGATCGAAACCGGAAAGGATCACCGCTTCAGGGGTGTCGTCCACGATCACATCAATCCCAGTTGCGCGCTCGAAGGCTCGGATATTACGACCCTCCCGACCAATAATCCGCCCCTTCATCTCCTCGTTGGGTAAATCCACCACAGAGACTGTTGATTCCATGATGAACTCAGAGGCGCACTTGTCCACCGCAATAGTCAGGATCTCTTTGGCCTTCGTCTCTGCCGCCTCCCTCGTCTCGTCCTCAAGCCGTTTGAATAAGGCTACAGATTCGAGTCTGGCCTCCTGCTCCAGATTCTGAAGCAGGAGCTTCCTGGCTTCTTCGGCTGTGAGGCCGGAGATGCGCTCCAACTGCCGTTGCGCATCCTCCATTAACTGGGCGCACAGGGTCTCCTTGTCGGCGGTAGCCCGCTCCCTGTTGTCGAGATCTTTTGTCAGTGTATCCAGCTCGCGGTCGCGTCGTTCTACCTGCTCCAGCTTTCGACCGATCGTCTCTTCCTTCTGATCCAAGCCTCGCTGCGCACTCTCAAGTTCCTGGCGACGACTCTTGGTCTCTCGCTCCAGGTCCGCCTTTGCCTGAAGAGCAAGCTCCTTGGTCTCAAGCTCGGCCGCTCGAAGTTTGGTTTCCGCCTCTTTCTCCGCCTCGTTCAGGATGCGCTTAGCCAGGGTTTCTGCCTCGGCCGCCTTACTTTCGACTACTTGTTTTCTGAGTAGATACCCAATTATGACGCTTACGACCGCCACAATCAGGACGATCGCTAACTGTTCAACGCCAATCGCCAATGGAGGTCCACCTCCTTCCGAACTGCCCATGCCAACGCCATTGCATAAATGGCAAGAAATAGAAGAAGAACATCAAGGGGGAGATACGACACAACACTCGAACCGAGGCAGGAAGGGTTGAAAGGATAACCGGCTCTGGTAACGGGCAAGCACACAATAGGGGAGGAAAAATGGACCCCCCGCCTTTGTGCCGTTTGAGGGATGAGGTTTGAACCTGGCTAACCAGGTGGTTGCCCAGGCAGTGCTTCAGGCTCTCCCCACACAAGGCGGGGCTATGCACACCACACTGCGAAGAGGGCCCCTGTTTTGAACTGTTGGTTCAAAACACGTTCCCTCATCACGAACACGGCAGGGGGTCTCGCTGTTTTCACGCTGTATACTGCGATGCACTGCAGTTCTCTTTCTCCACCTATGCTCTACTCGCTTCGGATTCCCGATCATTGCCATTGGGACCATTTACTCCCTCTTCGAGGACTGTTCCCAACAGCGCTGAGAGTGTGTCAAGCTTTACCGTTACTAATCCCTTAAACCGTTCCCTCTCTGCTTCTGCTTTGAATAGCTCGTCCGTAATATTCAATGAGGCCAGGATGGTGGCCTTGGTGGGCGGGAGCGGCTGAGATCCCTTTACAACCCCATTCAATTTCGTGTCAACATACGCCGCGACCCTCCGAACGTACGACGGATCTTCTGTGGAACGGATTGTGTACTGTTCTCCTCGGATCACGACGCTGACAAGCTGTTCCATGTGACCCTCAAGCGCCCGACTCGATAGATACCTCGATCCTTGCAATCTCTTCCAGCAAGCGATCTACCTTGAGCCGAACCTCTTCACGTTCCTCCTGCATTCGAGCGAGCTGCTCCTGATCCTTCTGCCGCGCAACTTCAAGCGCTCCCACCTGCTCCACCTGTGCCTTCATCGCAGCCTGCAGCTCCTCTACCCGTTG is drawn from Candidatus Methylomirabilis tolerans and contains these coding sequences:
- a CDS encoding TIGR00282 family metallophosphoesterase, with translation MRILFIGDIIGKPGREVVASVLPRLTEEQKIDLVIANGENLAGGFGVTGAVAKEIFALGVDLLTSGNHIWDKKEVEEYIVKEERLLRPANYPEPAPGRGSLIIDRGGCPVGVLNLQGRAFMPTLDCPFRAGDREISRLRRETTLIFVDFHGETTAEKQAFAWYVDGRVSAMIGSHTHVQTADERILPGGTAFLTDVGLTGGYDSVIGMGIEAPIAKFLSGLPKQFRPATGAPRLCGVVVEIDERTGHSTSIVRIQREP
- the rny gene encoding ribonuclease Y, which encodes MGVEQLAIVLIVAVVSVIIGYLLRKQVVESKAAEAETLAKRILNEAEKEAETKLRAAELETKELALQAKADLERETKSRRQELESAQRGLDQKEETIGRKLEQVERRDRELDTLTKDLDNRERATADKETLCAQLMEDAQRQLERISGLTAEEARKLLLQNLEQEARLESVALFKRLEDETREAAETKAKEILTIAVDKCASEFIMESTVSVVDLPNEEMKGRIIGREGRNIRAFERATGIDVIVDDTPEAVILSGFDPIRRAIAKEALQRLITDGRIHPARIEEIVEKVKGEIDDDIKKAGERVAFELGISGIHPELVRLVGRLKYRTSYSQNQLQHTIEVAQLAGIVAAELGLDVKVAKRAGMLHDIGKSADVNMEGTHVSISAELAKKYGERPKVVNAIAAHHEDVEITCLEAVVLQIADTLSAARPGARRELLESYVKRLEGLERIANSFTGVSKTYAIQAGREVRIIVESAEVSDVQAYQLARDIAKRIEEELQYPGHIKVTVIRETRAVEYAK
- a CDS encoding cell division protein ZapA is translated as MEQLVSVVIRGEQYTIRSTEDPSYVRRVAAYVDTKLNGVVKGSQPLPPTKATILASLNITDELFKAEAERERFKGLVTVKLDTLSALLGTVLEEGVNGPNGNDRESEASRA